From Pedosphaera parvula Ellin514:
CCTTGCAGAACAACTTACTTTTTATGGTGTGAGCGGTCGCGAGGGGGCGGCGCGGCGGTTTAATCTGGATTTTTATTGCAAGATTTTCGGGATCGAATCACCCAAGAGCCATGGCGTCACCGGCATGGATGTCAGCAACATGATGGCTGAGGGGCGTTATCGGGAAATAGCAGAGTATTGCCTGCGTGACGTGCATGCCACGGTTCTTCTCTACCGTATTTGGAAAGAGCGCCTGGCCGGCATCAAGTAACTGGTCCATCATTCATATCCTCGTGGGTTCATCGTCTTCAATAGATCCAGCAGCGCGGGTGCTGGTATGTTTTGCAGTAAAGGAAGAAGCAAAATTCTTTGTCACTACTCAATGCGAGCGCATTATTACTGGAATGGGAGTGAGGAACGCGACCAAGGGTATTGAGGGTGCCTTATCGAAAAACAAACCAGACCTGGTTTTGACCACCGGTTTCGCAGGAGGGCTTAATCCCAGACTTAAGACCGGCTCAGTTGTCTTTGAGGAGGATGAGGATGCCGGTTTACGCTCTCTACTGACAGGATTGAATGCAACTCCGGTACGCTTCCACTGTGCTGACAGAGTGGCTGTCACCTCGGCGGAGAAGAAGGCGCTTTGGGTCGCCACTGGAGCCGATGTGGTGGAAATGGAATCATCGATCATTCGCAAGGTCTGTCGCGCGCAAAAGATTCCCAGCGCTACCATCAGAGTGATCTCCGATGCCGCTGATGAAGACCTGCCGCTGGACTTCAATGCCTTGATGACCCCTGACGAGCGTATTGATTTTGGAAAGCTTGCCTGGAAGTTGATGTGCGGCCCACAAAAAATTCCGCAGTTGATGCAGTTTCAGAAGCGCACGATTGCCGCCGCGCGCAATTTGGCGGATGTGCTGGAGAAGCTATTGTTGGCCCGACGACGTTGAAGTGGCCGAGGAAGCAGGTTGCTGCTTTTTGGATTCCTGCAATTTCTCGCTATAGGTAATCAAGCCTGCACCAATGACAATCAGGCAGACGCCGCCCCACCGCAATGGTGAAACGTGTTCGCCCAAAACAAATTTCGCCGCGATGGTTGTGAACACGAATCCCAACGCCGTGAGTGGCCAGATAAAGCTGACATCCCCGCCTTTGGACATCAAAACCAAAAGGCAGCCAAAGAAGAGCGCCTCAAAAAATACTCCCAAAATAATGTTGCCGTTGGTAATGCCACGCTTAATCACGCGCAGCACTTCCTGCACGGAAATTTTTTCAACGTCGCCGACCTGTTTGAGACCTTTGTTGAGATAAACAACGCCGACGGCTTCCAGTGTCAGACCAATCAGCAAGATAAAGATTAATTTGGTTACGCTCACGTTATAAATCCTGATAGCGAATCAATTGAATGCCGAGTTGGGTCACCAGTTCCTTTACCTTGGGGCTGATGAGGGCCTCATATTCGTTCCTAAATTCGTCGAGAGAAGGGTGGGAGTAAAGCTCCGAATCTCCTTTGGGCAAGTGAGGCAGAAGCTTCGTCAAGTAACGTTCGTCCACCTTCGCGTTCTGAAGCAGGCCGAACACTTTATGCGTGTGGCGAATGCCACGTTTTTGCAGGTGTGGGCGTGCGCGACCGGAAAGGCAAAGATAAATAAAGGCGTGACTGCCCCGGTAAAGCCATTGGCCGGAGACCAGTTTTGCGTTCAGCCGAAAAGGGTCGCGTGTAAGCCGCAGTCGCTCAATCCCAAGCTCCTTCGCGTCTTCCATGAGAATGCGGAAAACGGTTGGATGCAGATGCATGTGCAAATGGCCGTTCACATGATCCATGACCAGGCCCGTGGCTCGAAAGCGCTTAAACTGCTCGTGAATCTCGGCGCGCAATTGTTCGTGCAGGCTGCGTCTGCTAAAATAACGGAAGCCAACAGCGGCAGGTTCATTCCCAAACTCGGCTTTTTCATTCACCAGACCGGGAATTTTCTCCGGTGTTAGGGCTGAGCGACCACACAGGAGGGATAAGTGCAAGCCCACACCGAGACGTGGGTTCTCCCTGGCCAGGGCAACGGCTTCATCGCAGGCTGGTTCATTCACCATCAAGCTGCCCGTGGTAAGAATGCCTTCGCGGTGAGCGTGGATGACAGCCTGATTGATGGAGTGGGAGCGCCCGAAGTCATCTGCGTTGACTATCAAACGCCTGGCGTTCTCAAGGCGTGCCATAATTCGGGGTCATCAGGCCGGAGGTGACGCGGAAGCCCGTGCGAAGAATTAAAAGGATCTTCTGCCATTTGCTGAGCCTGGTTGGCTGGGGACCAAACACATCAAACTCCTGGCGTTCCAGTTTTTTAAGCAGCCGCCAGTAAACTGATCCCATTAGTTCGGCAGCAACCATGGATCGGCGATCGACTTTTGGCAAAGTGATGCGGGCCTGGTGATAAAAGTAACGGGCACGCTGATCCACGCTTTCGGCCAGTTTGAAAAACCTCCCGGAATACTCGAACCGGAGGATTTCCTCTTCAGACACATTAAACTTTTTTAATTCCGAAAGCGGCAGGTAAATGCGGCCGCGTTCAGCATCCGAACGGACATCCCGCAGAATGTTTGTCAATTGCAGCGCCTTCCCGAGATAGATGGCATAATCGCGGCAGGCTTTGTCCTGATACCCAAAGATCTCAATGCTCAACAGGCCGACCACGGAAGCGACGCGATAGCAGTACTGTTCCAAGGCCTCGTAATCCGGATAGCGCTTGATATCCAGATCCATCTCGACGCCTTTGATTAACTCATCGAACAGTCCAAAGGCGAGGTGACACTGTTGAATGACGGGTTGGAGCTCCCGATTAACGAGGAACTCAGGTGTTTGATTATTGCAGGCGCGCTGGATGTCTGTGCGCCAGGCTGAAAGCCGTGTCCGGCGTTCAGGCGTCGGCACGGATTCATCATCCGCCACGTCATCGACTTCCCGACAGAAGGCGTAGAGAGCTGACATCCCGTCACGTTTAGCTTTGGGCAACAGAATAAAAGCCAATGCCAGATTGGAAGCGCTCTTTTGCGTGATCGTCCGACTTTCTTGCATGATTCAATCAGGACGAATAGGGCGTGGTGGAGTTTTGCTGCTCGTCTCGCAACGGAGGCAGTCCGTGGGTTTGTGCGAGAGTCGGATTAAACGAGCGTTGAGGGTGGCTGCTGCGGCGCACCCTCCGCTTCTTCGTGGCTGGTGGAACGGGTTCTGCCATGCCGCTTTTCTGTCCATTCTGACCCCGTGAGTGCGAACGATGTTGATGCTGGTGTCCGCGTGATGGTTTTCGAAAATATAGGATCCAAACCAAACACAAGAGTACTACACACAGAAGTCCGGCAAAAATCGACAGCGTCTCCTTCAATTCCGGTGTCAGGTCACTGAAGGCTCCGTTGAGGGAGGCCAGGAAGAAGATTCCAGATGTCATGGAGTGGCGTCCTTTCCAATATGTGCGGTGGGCTCCTCTTCGGTATCGGTGCCCGTGCCGATGTTCAGGCGCTGCATGCGGTAGCGCAGGGCATGGCGGCTGATTTTGAGCTGCTCTGCACTCTTGGTAAGGCTGTAATGATTTTGCTCAAGAACGTGCGCAATGAGGTCCTTTTCGAAATCAAACATCATCTCGTCAAGCGACTGATTGCCGATTGTCTTCGCCGGAGGCGCGGCCTTGCGCAAGCCGGTTTCGATGTCGAAATTGGGCAGACTTTGTGGCTGAATCTCAGTCGTGGTTTCGAGGATTAACGCGCGCTCAATTACATTGCGCAACTCCCGAACATTGCCTGGCCAATGATGGGACAACAGTTTCTGCTGCGCCATCTTGGCGAACTTTTTGACCGGCTTTTTAATGGTATGTCCGAAATGCTTTAAAAAGTGCTCGGCCAACAAAAGCACATCCTGGCCGCGTTCACGCAATGGCGGCAGGCGAAACTGCAATACATTCAGCCGATGAAACAGATCCTCCCGGAATTCGTTTTGACGAATGGC
This genomic window contains:
- a CDS encoding EamA family transporter; this encodes MSVTKLIFILLIGLTLEAVGVVYLNKGLKQVGDVEKISVQEVLRVIKRGITNGNIILGVFFEALFFGCLLVLMSKGGDVSFIWPLTALGFVFTTIAAKFVLGEHVSPLRWGGVCLIVIGAGLITYSEKLQESKKQQPASSATSTSSGQQ
- the hpnK gene encoding hopanoid biosynthesis-associated protein HpnK; amino-acid sequence: MARLENARRLIVNADDFGRSHSINQAVIHAHREGILTTGSLMVNEPACDEAVALARENPRLGVGLHLSLLCGRSALTPEKIPGLVNEKAEFGNEPAAVGFRYFSRRSLHEQLRAEIHEQFKRFRATGLVMDHVNGHLHMHLHPTVFRILMEDAKELGIERLRLTRDPFRLNAKLVSGQWLYRGSHAFIYLCLSGRARPHLQKRGIRHTHKVFGLLQNAKVDERYLTKLLPHLPKGDSELYSHPSLDEFRNEYEALISPKVKELVTQLGIQLIRYQDL
- the hpnD gene encoding presqualene diphosphate synthase HpnD, whose product is MQESRTITQKSASNLALAFILLPKAKRDGMSALYAFCREVDDVADDESVPTPERRTRLSAWRTDIQRACNNQTPEFLVNRELQPVIQQCHLAFGLFDELIKGVEMDLDIKRYPDYEALEQYCYRVASVVGLLSIEIFGYQDKACRDYAIYLGKALQLTNILRDVRSDAERGRIYLPLSELKKFNVSEEEILRFEYSGRFFKLAESVDQRARYFYHQARITLPKVDRRSMVAAELMGSVYWRLLKKLERQEFDVFGPQPTRLSKWQKILLILRTGFRVTSGLMTPNYGTP
- a CDS encoding helix-turn-helix domain-containing protein, which codes for MRLIAATNRDIIEAIRQNEFREDLFHRLNVLQFRLPPLRERGQDVLLLAEHFLKHFGHTIKKPVKKFAKMAQQKLLSHHWPGNVRELRNVIERALILETTTEIQPQSLPNFDIETGLRKAAPPAKTIGNQSLDEMMFDFEKDLIAHVLEQNHYSLTKSAEQLKISRHALRYRMQRLNIGTGTDTEEEPTAHIGKDATP